A stretch of Pseudobdellovibrionaceae bacterium DNA encodes these proteins:
- a CDS encoding ABC transporter permease subunit gives MRALVVLFCLSPYVYLLTQIASFKKIDLAEFSWALGNSLKQASLSALLATLFGLWIALGLNRLELHRRAFAQALKAALLLPSILPPFFIILTFLSWVQPFPFGVTGMVVVHFPMMAGFAAILLQGQLNDKLGELSNVAQVLGSGRLLFWRRSFALVRREVFSVAGFLFVWAFTSFSVPLVLGGSRGTTLEILIYEKIRISGDWGTALTLSLVQSVLVATMLLSLPTTKAHQGRGDVKPSGLLRSRVGLGVGVLFAVLFVVPWVLLSWSGWSYLFGSAEVVTQVANAAWMSLRLGTLAGVFTLLFLSLCVFGFGRPWFFRFLRGYFAPSASLLGLCGLGLMSAVVDLDPGYFLLRGGREFSNIVYALTLVLMFAPSLFRIGVDSRLTDLEEQVQSARILGAGNWQIFVEIVLPQVWSRLCLLSALAAFWTAGDFALAKFFFESGETLPLMIENLLGSYRIDPALSLGHAVFVIGGLLFFAFWRLGHVFDPRSKT, from the coding sequence GTGCGCGCGCTCGTCGTTCTTTTCTGCCTTTCCCCTTACGTTTACCTGCTGACGCAAATCGCGAGTTTCAAAAAGATCGATCTTGCGGAATTTTCCTGGGCGCTCGGAAATTCCCTGAAGCAAGCCTCGCTGAGCGCGCTCTTGGCGACCCTTTTCGGTCTGTGGATCGCCTTGGGTTTGAACCGACTGGAGCTTCATCGCCGGGCGTTCGCGCAAGCGTTGAAGGCCGCGCTTCTTTTACCGAGTATTTTGCCGCCATTTTTCATCATCCTGACTTTTCTGAGTTGGGTGCAGCCGTTCCCGTTCGGGGTGACCGGTATGGTGGTCGTGCATTTTCCGATGATGGCGGGTTTCGCGGCCATTTTACTGCAAGGACAGCTCAACGATAAATTGGGTGAGCTGTCGAATGTCGCGCAGGTGTTGGGATCGGGGCGTCTTCTTTTCTGGCGACGGAGCTTCGCGCTCGTCCGTCGTGAAGTCTTTTCGGTCGCGGGTTTTCTGTTCGTATGGGCCTTCACGAGTTTTTCGGTGCCGCTGGTTTTGGGGGGCAGTCGGGGGACGACGCTCGAGATTCTGATCTATGAAAAGATCCGGATCTCGGGGGACTGGGGGACGGCGCTGACATTGTCGCTGGTGCAGTCGGTGTTGGTGGCGACGATGCTGCTTTCGCTACCGACGACCAAAGCGCATCAAGGCCGCGGCGACGTGAAGCCTTCGGGCCTCTTGCGGTCGCGGGTGGGTTTAGGGGTCGGCGTTTTGTTCGCGGTGTTGTTCGTCGTGCCTTGGGTCCTCTTGAGTTGGTCGGGCTGGTCTTATCTTTTCGGCTCGGCCGAAGTGGTCACCCAAGTGGCGAACGCGGCCTGGATGTCGCTACGTCTAGGAACGCTGGCGGGCGTGTTCACACTTTTGTTTTTGAGTTTGTGCGTTTTCGGCTTCGGGCGTCCCTGGTTTTTTCGATTCTTGCGCGGCTACTTCGCGCCAAGCGCTTCGCTTCTGGGGCTTTGCGGATTGGGATTGATGAGCGCGGTCGTCGATCTGGATCCGGGATACTTCCTGCTTCGCGGGGGACGCGAGTTTTCGAATATCGTCTATGCTTTGACGCTCGTTTTGATGTTCGCCCCTTCGCTTTTCCGGATCGGTGTCGACTCGCGGCTGACGGATTTGGAAGAGCAAGTGCAGTCCGCGCGGATTTTAGGTGCTGGGAATTGGCAGATTTTCGTTGAGATCGTGCTCCCGCAGGTGTGGTCGCGTTTGTGCCTGCTTTCGGCGCTGGCCGCTTTTTGGACGGCCGGGGATTTTGCGCTCGCGAAGTTTTTCTTCGAATCGGGCGAAACCTTGCCGTTGATGATCGAGAATCTACTCGGCAGCTACCGCATCGATCCCGCGCTGTCCTTGGGGCACGCGGTATTCGTGATCGGCGGACTTTTGTTCTTCGCGTTCTGGAGGTTGGGCCATGTCTTTGATCCGCGATCTAAAACTTAA
- a CDS encoding ATP-binding cassette domain-containing protein — translation MSLIRDLKLKIDDFQIDIPEWEIADQGITALTGPSGAGKTSIVKVLLGLTPCPGFSWKMGDVDVAQLPVEKRQLGVVFQNYLLFPHLTGRQNLTFAAEARAVPAAQVEEKLAAWSKILGLESCLDRRAEVLSGGEKQRVSLARALIGRPRFLILDEPFSAIDADLRSESRHWVKNLIALEGLPTLLISHDRVDVETLATSEFHLRAGRISRVGV, via the coding sequence ATGTCTTTGATCCGCGATCTAAAACTTAAAATCGACGACTTCCAGATCGACATTCCCGAATGGGAAATCGCCGATCAAGGTATCACCGCGCTCACGGGACCTTCGGGTGCGGGGAAGACCAGCATCGTGAAAGTGCTTTTGGGGTTGACCCCATGCCCCGGCTTTTCTTGGAAGATGGGGGATGTCGATGTCGCCCAGCTTCCCGTGGAAAAGCGTCAGTTGGGCGTGGTTTTTCAGAATTACCTGCTGTTCCCGCACCTGACCGGTCGGCAGAATTTGACCTTCGCGGCCGAGGCGCGCGCGGTGCCCGCCGCGCAGGTCGAAGAAAAGCTCGCCGCTTGGTCGAAAATCTTGGGGCTTGAGTCCTGTCTGGACCGTCGGGCCGAGGTTCTTTCGGGCGGCGAAAAACAGCGGGTCTCGCTGGCGCGCGCGCTGATCGGGCGTCCCCGGTTTTTGATTTTGGATGAGCCCTTTTCGGCCATTGATGCGGATCTACGTTCAGAGAGCCGCCATTGGGTGAAGAATTTAATCGCGCTCGAGGGGCTGCCGACGCTGCTGATCTCGCATGACCGCGTGGACGTCGAAACGCTTGCCACGAGCGAGTTCCACTTGCGCGCGGGACGTATCTCGCGTGTGGGTGTCTGA